The following are encoded together in the Dyella terrae genome:
- a CDS encoding alpha/beta hydrolase, which produces MVRVLIKLGKWTAVVVLVFLVSLLGIRAWDSQQGEPLAPWQTFVPDELSPSQLDASDWPGYLAAEQRAFDEVKTQVTDKLEPSQRVVSNRYFDGAPMYPGHFAHDWNRSYVLEPVGTPVGAVVLIHGLTDSPYSLRDIAELYQAHGFVAIGLRVPGHGTVPAALTKVDWPDWLAATRLAMREARRRVGPNAPIHMVGYSNGGALAVKYTLDACEHSDLTMPTRLVLLSPMIGVTSFARFAGLAGLPAMLPRFAKAAWLDLLPEYNPYKYNSFPVNAARQTYLLTDAIRSQMLRMARDKQLSRLPPILTFQSVVDDTVSASAVMHTLYAHVPANGSEVVLFDVNRDHRFDTLLKASSLTALSRMLPSGPQAFTTTVISNAAENDDHTVARTTDAGQTTATTVPLSILYPDNIFSLSHIALPFPSNDPLYGTEPDMSEDFGIRLGTAAPRGERGALILNLDDILRVSSNPFYPYIRQRVDALLPAELALPPAKMTAPQTPPAD; this is translated from the coding sequence ATGGTTCGGGTACTGATCAAGCTGGGCAAATGGACGGCCGTCGTCGTCCTGGTCTTCCTCGTTTCGCTGCTGGGCATCCGCGCCTGGGATTCGCAGCAGGGTGAACCGCTTGCTCCGTGGCAGACCTTCGTCCCGGACGAACTGTCTCCCTCGCAGCTCGACGCCAGCGACTGGCCCGGCTATCTGGCTGCCGAACAGCGCGCTTTTGATGAGGTGAAAACGCAGGTCACCGACAAACTGGAGCCTTCTCAGCGTGTCGTCTCCAACCGGTATTTCGACGGCGCGCCGATGTATCCGGGCCATTTTGCTCACGACTGGAACCGGTCATACGTGTTGGAACCGGTGGGGACACCGGTGGGCGCGGTGGTGCTTATCCATGGCCTGACCGACTCGCCGTACAGCCTGCGCGACATCGCTGAGCTGTATCAGGCGCATGGGTTTGTTGCTATCGGCTTGCGCGTGCCGGGTCACGGCACAGTACCGGCGGCGCTTACCAAGGTGGATTGGCCGGATTGGCTGGCCGCTACGCGGCTTGCCATGCGTGAGGCGCGCCGGCGCGTGGGGCCGAATGCGCCCATCCATATGGTCGGCTATTCGAACGGCGGTGCGCTCGCGGTGAAGTACACGCTCGATGCCTGCGAGCACAGTGACCTGACCATGCCCACGCGACTTGTGCTGCTGTCGCCAATGATCGGCGTGACCAGTTTCGCCCGCTTCGCCGGGCTCGCCGGCCTGCCCGCCATGCTGCCGCGATTTGCCAAGGCCGCGTGGCTGGACTTGCTGCCGGAATACAACCCGTATAAGTACAACTCGTTCCCGGTGAATGCGGCACGCCAGACCTATCTGCTTACCGATGCGATCCGCAGCCAGATGCTGCGCATGGCGCGCGACAAGCAGCTCTCCCGCCTGCCACCCATCCTCACGTTTCAGTCCGTGGTGGACGATACGGTGAGCGCCTCCGCGGTGATGCACACGCTTTATGCGCATGTGCCAGCCAACGGCAGCGAGGTGGTGCTGTTCGACGTCAATCGCGACCACCGCTTCGACACGCTGCTCAAGGCGAGCTCACTCACCGCCCTCAGCCGCATGTTGCCGTCTGGCCCTCAGGCTTTCACGACCACCGTTATCAGCAATGCGGCGGAGAACGACGACCATACCGTTGCACGTACGACCGACGCCGGCCAGACCACAGCCACGACCGTGCCGCTATCCATTCTGTATCCGGACAACATCTTCTCGCTCTCACACATCGCTCTACCGTTCCCATCCAATGATCCGCTCTACGGCACCGAGCCGGACATGTCGGAGGACTTCGGTATCCGCCTGGGCACGGCCGCACCGCGTGGCGAGCGCGGGGCATTGATACTCAACCTGGACGACATCCTGCGGGTCAGCTCCAACCCGTTCTATCCCTATATCCGCCAACGGGTCGATGCGCTGCTTCCGGCTGAGCTAGCACTGCCGCCGGCCAAGATGACGGCGCCGCAAACGCCGCCAGCGGATTGA
- a CDS encoding type IV secretory system conjugative DNA transfer family protein, translated as MSKTKVYVAIGLALLAIIAGEYLSGFLALKFLGLGNEPLAWNTYLNYVRALDLPQVQPYVGRLRWAGYLGFGVPVLLWLVSLYPLSRRKKQAMHGDARFAHGGDLRKKDMLKASDNGILVGKYKGDLVRLSGQQFVILAAPTRSGKGVGVVIPNLLEYRESAVVLDIKQENFELTSGWRASQGHEIYLFNPFAEDRRTHRWNPLSYVSNDPAFRVSDLMSISAMLYPDGSDDQKFWVSQARNAFMAFTLYLFEKWDADERESLPQALRVKPTLGNVYRLSSGDGTDLRQLYGHLAQQPFLSGNAQSAFANLLSQANETFASILGTFKEPLNAWINPVLDEATSTDDFLLTDVRKKKMTIYIGIQPNKLAESRLIVNLFFSQLINLNTKELPQNNPELKHQCLLLMDEFTSIGKVEIIATAVAYMAGYNIRLLPIIQSMAQLDAAYGKDISRALITNHALQIVYAPREQQDANDYSEMLGYTTVRKENVTKGRNDKSRSQSEERRALMLPQELKAMGPEKEVFFYEGIPHPVLCDKIRYYEDRYFTARLLPKVDIPKLAI; from the coding sequence ATGAGCAAGACCAAAGTGTACGTTGCCATTGGACTGGCCCTGCTGGCGATCATCGCCGGCGAGTACCTGTCTGGATTTCTCGCGCTGAAGTTCCTGGGCCTCGGTAACGAGCCGCTCGCCTGGAATACCTACCTCAACTACGTGCGCGCACTCGACCTGCCGCAGGTGCAGCCCTATGTCGGTCGCCTCCGCTGGGCAGGCTATCTCGGCTTTGGCGTTCCCGTGCTGTTGTGGCTGGTATCGCTGTATCCGCTGTCTCGCCGCAAGAAGCAGGCGATGCATGGCGATGCTCGTTTCGCGCATGGCGGCGACCTGCGCAAGAAGGACATGCTCAAGGCGTCCGACAACGGCATCCTGGTGGGCAAGTACAAGGGTGACCTGGTGCGCCTGAGCGGCCAGCAGTTCGTGATACTCGCGGCGCCTACCCGCTCGGGCAAGGGCGTGGGCGTGGTGATTCCCAATCTGCTGGAGTACCGCGAGTCCGCGGTGGTGCTGGATATCAAGCAGGAGAACTTCGAGCTGACCAGCGGCTGGCGAGCGAGCCAGGGCCACGAGATCTACCTGTTCAACCCGTTCGCCGAAGACCGCCGCACGCACCGCTGGAATCCGTTGAGCTATGTGTCCAACGACCCCGCCTTCCGCGTATCGGACTTGATGAGCATCTCGGCCATGCTCTATCCAGATGGCTCGGACGACCAGAAGTTCTGGGTCAGTCAGGCGCGTAATGCGTTCATGGCCTTCACCCTCTATTTGTTCGAGAAATGGGACGCCGACGAGCGTGAAAGCCTGCCGCAGGCGCTGCGCGTCAAGCCAACGCTGGGTAATGTGTACCGACTCTCTTCCGGCGACGGCACCGATTTGCGGCAGCTATACGGCCATCTGGCGCAGCAGCCCTTCCTCAGCGGCAACGCGCAGTCGGCATTCGCCAATCTGCTCTCGCAGGCCAACGAAACCTTCGCCTCCATTCTTGGCACCTTCAAGGAGCCGTTGAACGCCTGGATCAATCCGGTGCTGGATGAGGCCACCAGCACGGACGACTTCCTGCTCACCGATGTGCGCAAGAAGAAGATGACCATCTACATCGGCATTCAGCCCAACAAGCTAGCCGAGAGCCGGCTGATCGTGAACCTGTTCTTCAGCCAGCTGATCAACCTCAATACCAAAGAGCTGCCGCAGAACAACCCTGAGCTGAAGCACCAGTGCTTGCTGTTGATGGACGAGTTCACCTCGATCGGCAAGGTGGAGATCATCGCCACCGCCGTGGCTTATATGGCGGGTTACAACATTCGTCTGCTGCCTATCATCCAGAGCATGGCCCAGCTCGATGCCGCCTACGGCAAGGACATATCCCGCGCCCTTATCACCAACCACGCACTGCAGATTGTCTACGCGCCGCGCGAGCAACAGGACGCCAACGATTACTCCGAGATGCTCGGCTATACCACCGTGCGCAAGGAGAACGTGACCAAGGGGCGCAACGACAAGTCGCGCAGCCAGTCGGAAGAACGCCGCGCTCTGATGCTTCCGCAGGAGTTGAAGGCCATGGGCCCGGAGAAGGAGGTGTTCTTCTACGAAGGCATCCCTCACCCGGTGCTGTGCGACAAGATCCGCTACTACGAGGATCGCTACTTCACCGCGCGCTTGCTGCCCAAGGTGGATATTCCCAAGCTGGCGATCTGA
- a CDS encoding XVIPCD domain-containing protein, which translates to MTVSTSDYALLSQNAYQTPVKGQRVELGGVSYKALDYADTGTGFQATAYERLDTHEVIIAYRGTEFDREPLKDGGTDAGMVIAGVNVQSPDAIAFTQRVLDQVHALEKETGPMPVTVTGHSLGGTLAEINASKFGLKGETFNAYGAAGLWQGVPEGGHQVIDHVRATDVVSAASPHFGEVRTYAVQQDIDTLTKAGYRDDSTLSSPRNPFKAIDFNAHAIDNFVPDSKLLGHSIVGPQGEALYREHQQMIDRYRNDVGDLRKGLSLGWEIPKTIVDAGEAVGHTVAEKATEGWHAATHVAHEAVEAAERAGTAVKNEVVRDVAAVEHAATSAAHRVGDAARNVAAGAEHAFESAGKALHAAEEATSEKASKVFDTLSHPGSWFDNKPAAEKSMLNEATHPDHALFQQARGAVQQLDASHQRSSDQRSDNLAAALTVAARQGGMNQIHHVVLSDDASRAYAVEGDIKSPFKRIAQVDTAQAMATPIERSSATWQQQAQPQAGHALAQNAPTQQLQQNTPMAGP; encoded by the coding sequence ATGACGGTCAGCACATCCGACTACGCCCTGCTCTCGCAGAACGCCTACCAGACACCGGTCAAAGGGCAGCGCGTCGAACTGGGCGGGGTCAGTTACAAGGCCCTCGACTACGCGGACACTGGCACGGGCTTTCAGGCCACGGCCTACGAGCGCCTGGATACGCATGAAGTCATCATTGCGTACCGCGGCACGGAGTTCGATCGCGAGCCACTGAAGGACGGTGGTACCGATGCGGGCATGGTGATCGCGGGCGTCAATGTCCAATCGCCCGATGCCATCGCCTTCACCCAGCGCGTTCTCGATCAGGTGCATGCGCTGGAGAAGGAAACCGGCCCCATGCCGGTGACGGTAACCGGCCACTCCCTTGGCGGCACGCTTGCGGAAATCAACGCATCCAAGTTCGGACTCAAGGGCGAAACCTTCAACGCCTATGGTGCTGCCGGGCTGTGGCAGGGCGTGCCCGAGGGCGGCCATCAGGTGATCGACCACGTGCGCGCCACGGACGTGGTGAGCGCAGCCAGCCCGCACTTTGGCGAGGTGCGCACCTATGCCGTGCAGCAGGATATCGACACGCTAACCAAGGCCGGCTATCGCGATGACAGCACGTTATCGAGCCCGCGCAATCCGTTCAAGGCGATCGACTTCAACGCTCACGCCATCGATAACTTTGTGCCGGACAGCAAGCTGCTTGGCCATTCGATCGTCGGGCCGCAAGGTGAGGCGCTGTATCGCGAGCACCAGCAGATGATCGACCGCTATCGCAACGACGTGGGCGACTTGCGCAAGGGCTTGTCCCTTGGCTGGGAGATTCCCAAGACGATCGTGGATGCCGGTGAGGCAGTGGGCCACACCGTGGCCGAGAAAGCGACCGAAGGCTGGCATGCGGCAACGCATGTGGCGCACGAAGCTGTCGAAGCCGCCGAGCGTGCGGGTACTGCGGTCAAGAACGAGGTGGTACGTGATGTAGCTGCCGTCGAGCACGCAGCGACATCGGCTGCGCATAGGGTCGGTGACGCCGCAAGGAACGTCGCCGCGGGTGCTGAGCATGCGTTCGAGAGCGCAGGCAAGGCGCTGCACGCTGCAGAGGAAGCCACAAGCGAGAAGGCCTCGAAAGTGTTCGATACCTTGAGCCATCCGGGCTCATGGTTTGACAACAAGCCGGCCGCGGAGAAATCCATGCTCAACGAGGCCACGCATCCCGACCATGCGCTCTTCCAGCAGGCGCGCGGTGCCGTCCAGCAACTCGACGCTTCGCATCAGCGCTCATCAGACCAACGCAGCGACAATCTTGCGGCGGCATTGACGGTGGCGGCGCGCCAGGGCGGCATGAACCAAATTCACCACGTGGTGCTCAGCGACGATGCCTCGCGCGCCTATGCAGTAGAAGGCGACATCAAGTCGCCCTTCAAGCGCATTGCGCAGGTGGATACGGCACAGGCCATGGCTACTCCGATTGAACGAAGCAGTGCGACATGGCAGCAGCAGGCTCAGCCGCAAGCAGGGCACGCGCTGGCGCAAAACGCACCCACCCAGCAATTGCAGCAGAACACACCGATGGCTGGCCCCTAA
- a CDS encoding DUF4189 domain-containing protein, producing the protein MKAFTLMCLMLVMSAMSLHANAQVAGCAPGDILSTAGGVSTCLPGNEPPPEQSQALQPPPPKWESRWGAIASDEPHGVLGVAIDQLSQSAAERAAMADCKRKGGAACKVEIPYENGCVAFTVSDSGYNAAADTTIEKASQRGMSTCKSAGANNCHTYYTACSRPIQVH; encoded by the coding sequence ATGAAAGCCTTCACTCTGATGTGCCTAATGCTTGTCATGAGCGCGATGTCCTTGCACGCGAACGCACAAGTTGCCGGATGCGCTCCTGGGGATATCCTCTCGACCGCCGGAGGCGTGAGCACCTGCTTACCAGGCAATGAGCCACCTCCGGAGCAATCTCAAGCACTCCAACCCCCGCCCCCTAAGTGGGAATCGCGATGGGGCGCCATCGCGTCGGATGAACCACATGGTGTGCTTGGCGTCGCCATCGACCAACTAAGCCAGAGCGCTGCAGAGCGAGCAGCCATGGCTGATTGCAAACGAAAAGGCGGGGCCGCATGCAAAGTAGAAATACCCTACGAGAACGGCTGCGTTGCGTTCACGGTAAGTGATTCCGGGTATAACGCTGCCGCCGACACCACTATCGAGAAAGCGTCGCAGAGAGGCATGAGCACATGCAAAAGCGCCGGCGCCAACAATTGCCACACTTACTACACCGCCTGCAGCCGTCCTATCCAAGTTCATTAG
- a CDS encoding type IV secretion system protein, whose product MDSAYFALIYNYLTNKVEQYGVDMMGNATGWVANFAFILVTLWVFFRGYRMVTGQSHESMMTTVTHMIKVSLIVAAAKAWSVGGGDLYDLLYKQLPEAVNQIVNGSDSSPASQIDKNLVLVSAASSAIDMVQVPIGDVVSDNAKARASLLATLGIAAPAMTAGAMLLMYQVALALIVGLGPLFILSLMFDQTKDLFRRWLTYAVGTMFSMAVLSGMIAIVLDLTYRVAGAIWSADLITRLAGLGNPGFNTAAMQQGGVGLLMTVIIITTPPMAAAFFNGAMGNFIPAPQVSAGKQAGGSAYSGGGGYNPAYAGGGAPATSQTSQTQQHGSGGFSNPATTPRGLAQSVANQDAVKSGGTQI is encoded by the coding sequence ATGGACTCCGCATACTTTGCACTGATCTACAACTACCTCACCAATAAGGTTGAGCAGTACGGCGTTGACATGATGGGCAACGCCACCGGCTGGGTCGCGAACTTCGCGTTCATCCTGGTGACGTTGTGGGTCTTCTTCCGGGGCTATCGCATGGTCACGGGGCAGTCGCACGAGTCCATGATGACCACGGTGACGCACATGATCAAAGTTTCACTGATCGTTGCGGCAGCCAAAGCCTGGTCGGTCGGCGGCGGCGACCTGTACGACCTGCTTTACAAACAGCTACCGGAAGCCGTCAATCAGATCGTCAACGGATCGGACAGTTCGCCCGCATCGCAGATCGATAAAAATCTCGTGCTCGTGTCCGCCGCCTCCAGCGCCATCGACATGGTGCAGGTACCTATTGGCGATGTCGTATCCGACAACGCCAAAGCGCGCGCCTCGCTGCTCGCCACCCTGGGTATTGCTGCACCGGCGATGACTGCGGGCGCCATGCTATTGATGTATCAGGTGGCGCTCGCGCTTATCGTAGGCCTCGGTCCATTGTTCATACTCAGCCTGATGTTTGATCAGACCAAAGACCTCTTCCGGCGATGGCTCACCTATGCTGTCGGCACCATGTTCTCCATGGCCGTACTCAGCGGCATGATCGCCATCGTGCTTGACCTCACCTATCGCGTCGCCGGTGCCATCTGGTCGGCCGACCTCATCACCCGCCTCGCGGGCTTGGGCAACCCCGGCTTCAATACCGCCGCCATGCAGCAGGGTGGTGTCGGCCTGTTGATGACGGTAATCATCATCACCACGCCACCGATGGCGGCGGCTTTCTTCAACGGCGCTATGGGTAACTTCATTCCGGCGCCACAGGTGAGCGCGGGCAAGCAAGCGGGCGGTTCTGCCTATAGTGGCGGCGGCGGATACAACCCTGCGTACGCCGGAGGCGGGGCTCCTGCCACCAGTCAAACCAGCCAAACACAGCAGCACGGCAGCGGTGGGTTCAGCAACCCCGCCACAACGCCTCGCGGTCTCGCTCAATCTGTAGCCAACCAAGACGCCGTCAAATCCGGGGGCACGCAAATATGA
- a CDS encoding type IV secretion system protein VirB3 codes for MHKNVLFRGCTRPPMFMGVPYVPFFLVAGGGLLLGMYFNLYFLLLIPPAIMVMRQMAKRDELIFRLLGLRLQFRTRVRNLQLHDGMWAFTPNSYRDSRDRKK; via the coding sequence ATGCATAAGAACGTGCTGTTTCGCGGCTGCACCCGTCCGCCCATGTTCATGGGCGTACCTTACGTGCCCTTTTTTCTGGTCGCGGGCGGCGGGCTGCTGCTTGGCATGTACTTCAATCTTTACTTTCTGTTGCTGATACCGCCAGCCATCATGGTGATGCGCCAGATGGCCAAGCGAGACGAGTTGATCTTCCGCTTGCTTGGCCTGCGTCTTCAGTTCCGCACACGCGTACGGAATCTGCAGCTGCATGACGGCATGTGGGCGTTCACTCCCAACAGCTACCGCGATTCGCGCGACAGGAAGAAGTAA
- a CDS encoding TrbC/VirB2 family protein — translation MAIKPFINTTAQRKRMLDRAVILTMTAAIILPGMAFADDAQSNLCGVLGTVNTLLNVASFAIVTIAIIFSGYQIAFAHKRITEVAPALIGGVLIGAAAQIAKMVIGGSSSASTTCGGTSNNTTMLLDHVHSAVQFLQHYA, via the coding sequence ATGGCAATCAAACCCTTCATCAATACCACCGCCCAGCGCAAGCGCATGCTGGATCGCGCCGTCATCTTGACCATGACGGCTGCCATCATCCTTCCGGGCATGGCGTTCGCCGATGATGCGCAATCCAACCTCTGCGGCGTTCTCGGTACCGTCAACACGCTGCTAAACGTCGCATCGTTTGCCATCGTGACGATCGCCATCATTTTCTCCGGCTATCAGATCGCCTTTGCGCATAAGCGCATCACCGAGGTGGCGCCGGCACTCATCGGCGGCGTGCTCATCGGCGCTGCCGCTCAGATCGCCAAGATGGTCATCGGCGGCAGCTCCAGTGCCAGCACCACCTGCGGCGGCACCTCCAACAACACCACCATGCTGCTGGATCACGTGCATTCGGCCGTGCAGTTTCTGCAGCACTATGCATAA